A stretch of Maniola hyperantus chromosome 15, iAphHyp1.2, whole genome shotgun sequence DNA encodes these proteins:
- the LOC117988925 gene encoding 4-hydroxyphenylpyruvate dioxygenase-like, whose product MANGDRFSDIEKGKVLNFDHLTFWVANAKTASSYFVTRFGFKPLAVRQSTEDRPVVSYAVKLNQITIIFESPVTENGEISKDLTAHGDFVKDVAFEVADLDAIVRKADDAGAEIVKGVTGESDDNGLVRYAVLRTYGDNTHTLVDRSQYKGILFPGYKEVEEDDPLYKLLPATNLSFIDHVEGNMEDGTLEDSVSWYENNLNMHRFWCVDYSHDLVPYSCINSASVINQTETVLLSLNEAAKGIRPTSKASEFVKALGTSGIEHVALYTDDIVSTMRSLKTRGADVITWPSTYYDLIKEKLKDSSVNVAETIEELKEQNILIDFDERGYMLQAFTKHLQVRPTLFIEIIQRRNHRGFGAMNYKWVFEAIERLEITKKDK is encoded by the exons ATGGCAAACGGGGACCGATTTAGTGACATCGAAAAAGGCAAAGTTCTCAACTTCGATCATCTCACCTTTTGGGTTGCAAATGCAAAAACG GCTTCAAGCTATTTCGTGACTAGGTTCGGCTTTAAGCCTTTAGCGGTGAGACAGTCTACAGAAGACAGACCAGTGGTGTCATATGCAGTTAAACTGAATCAG ATAACAATAATATTCGAATCGCCAGTAACTGAAAATGGAGAAATATCAAAGGACCTGACAGCTCACGGAGATTTTGTGAAGGACGTTGCATTCGAAGTAGCCGATTTAGATGCAATCGTGCGCAAAGCGGACGACGCAGGCGCGGAGATTGTCAAAGGTGTTACAGGGGAGAGCGACGATAATGGTCTCGTCAGATACGCGGTTTTGAGAACT TATGGTGACAATACACATACACTCGTGGATCGGTCTCAGTATAAAGGAATACTTTTCCCTGGATATAAAGAAGTAGAAGAAGATGATCCACTTTATAAGTTATT GCCAGCTACAAATTTGAGTTTCATAGACCATGTGGAAGGCAACATGGAAGATGGTACCCTCGAAGACTCTGTGTCCTGGTACGAGAATAATCTCAACatgcatag ATTCTGGTGTGTGGACTATAGTCACGATTTGGTACCATATTCCTGCATCAATTCAGCTTCTGTTATCAACCAGACAGAAACTGTTctt tTATCCCTGAACGAAGCGGCAAAAGGCATTCGTCCCACAAGCAAAGCATCAGAATTTGTCAAAGCTCTGGGAACGTCGGGGATCGAGCACGTCGCCCTTTACACCGACGACATTGTTTCTAca ATGCGAAGCCTCAAGACCCGAGGAGCAGACGTCATAACATGGCCGTCAACCTACTACGACCtgataaaggaaaagctgaaggACAGCTCAGTTAACGTGGCGGAAACTATCGAGGAGCTGAAAGAGCAGAACATCTTGATCGACTTCGACGAAAGAGGGTACATGCTTCAGGCGTTTACTAAGCACCTGCAAGTACGCCCTACTTTGTTCATCGAGATAATTCAGAGGAGGAATCATAGG GGTTTCGGTGCCATGAACTACAAATGGGTATTTGAAGCGATAGAGCGTCTAGAGATTACGAAAAAGGATAAATGA
- the LOC117988924 gene encoding 4-hydroxyphenylpyruvate dioxygenase-like isoform X1: MPLDRKCCVPNCGKTRLDGTILHRFPNFEKDPDRFRTWLYAIGGDILALDNKIINKYGRVCHHHFQARFHTTSNRLCANATPTLNLPGFLNTRREPLQVSNQRVYKHYVTVGNINVEITSYTDKGRKPEAGKFLAFDHLTFWVSNAKQAASYYITRFGFQPLAYQGLETGSRKIASHAVRMNKIIFVFQAQYEPEESEFVNEVAYHGDFVKDVAFQVENLDYILEYARKQGAVVVRDLWEERDECGVVRMATLKTYGDNTHTLVDRSKYSGSFLPGWQMLDADPIHKFLPKVEINFIDHVVGNQPDNGMEAAASWYERCLQFHRFWSVDDKQVCTEYSALRSIVMANWEETVKVPINEPAVGKKKSQIQEYVEYHGGAGVQHIAINTEDIITAIDNLRARGVEFLTIPSKYYKIIREKLQHSKVRVAESIDTLERLNILIDYDDDGYLLQIFTKNTQDRPTLFLEVIQRRNHNGFGAGNFKTLFESIELEQDRRGNL, from the exons ATGCCGCTCGATAGAAAATGCTGTGTACCTAACTGCGGTAAAACac GATTGGATGGAACAATATTACATCGTTTTCCTAATTTTGAAAAAGACCCTGACCGATTTCGTACTTGGCTCTATGCAATTGGTGGAGATATATTAGCACTGGACAACAAGATCATTAATAAATATGGAAGAGTATGTCATCATCATTTTCAAGCTCGATTTCATACTACTAGCAATAGACTATGTGCCAATGCTACACCAACCCTGAATCTACCAG GATTCTTAAATACACGTAGGGAGCCCCTACAAGTTAgcaaccaaagagtatataaacacTACGTAACTGTTGGCAACATCAATGTTGAAATC ACTAGCTACACAGACAAGGGACGGAAACCTGAAGCCGGGAAGTTTCTAGCGTTTGATCACCTTACTTTCTGGGTTTCCAATGCTAAACAA GCAGCCAGTTACTACATAACGCGGTTCGGTTTTCAACCCTTGGCATATCAAGGTCTAGAAACTGGATCCAGAAAAATTGCATCCCATGCTGTTAGAATGAATAAG ATAATCTTTGTATTCCAAGCCCAATATGAGCCAGAGGAATCGGAGTTCGTGAACGAAGTGGCCTACCACGGGGATTTCGTGAAGGACGTCGCCTTCCAAGTGGAGAACTTGGATTATATCCTGGAGTATGCGAGAAAGCAGGGTGCCGTGGTTGTGAGAGACTTATGGGAAGAGAGGGACGAATGTGGTGTTGTTAGGATGGCTACACTGAAAACG TACGGCGACAACACTCACACTCTTGTAGATCGGTCGAAATACAGCGGATCATTTCTACCGGGGTGGCAGATGTTAGATGCTGATCCGATACACAAATTCCT GCCAAAAGTGGAGATCAATTTCATAGACCACGTGGTAGGAAACCAGCCAGATAATGGCATGGAAGCAGCGGCGTCATGGTATGAACGCTGCCTACAATTCCATAG ATTCTGGTCAGTGGACGACAAACAAGTGTGCACGGAGTACTCGGCCCTCCGCTCCATAGTGATGGCGAATTGGGAGGAGACCGTCAAGGTGCCCATCAACGAGCCAGCCGTGGGCAAGAAGAAGAGTCAGATACAGGAGTATGTGGAGTACCATGGCGGAGCGGGGGTTCAGCACATCGCTATCAACACTGAGGACATTATTACTGCT ATTGACAACCTCCGAGCCCGCGGCGTAGAATTCCTTACTATACCGTCAAAATACTACAAGATCATCAGAGAGAAGCTCCAACACAGTAAAGTGCGAGTCGCCGAGAGCATAGACACGCTGGAGCGGCTCAACATCTTGATAGACTATGACGACGATGGATATCTACTGCAGATATTCACTAAGAACACTCAGGATCGACCTACGCTGTTCTTGGAAGTTATTCAGAGAAGAAACCATAAT GGTTTTGGAGCCGGCAACTTCAAGACACTATTCGAGTCCATCGAATTAGAACAAGACAGACGGGGGAACCtttaa
- the LOC117988924 gene encoding 4-hydroxyphenylpyruvate dioxygenase-like isoform X2: MTSYTDKGRKPEAGKFLAFDHLTFWVSNAKQAASYYITRFGFQPLAYQGLETGSRKIASHAVRMNKIIFVFQAQYEPEESEFVNEVAYHGDFVKDVAFQVENLDYILEYARKQGAVVVRDLWEERDECGVVRMATLKTYGDNTHTLVDRSKYSGSFLPGWQMLDADPIHKFLPKVEINFIDHVVGNQPDNGMEAAASWYERCLQFHRFWSVDDKQVCTEYSALRSIVMANWEETVKVPINEPAVGKKKSQIQEYVEYHGGAGVQHIAINTEDIITAIDNLRARGVEFLTIPSKYYKIIREKLQHSKVRVAESIDTLERLNILIDYDDDGYLLQIFTKNTQDRPTLFLEVIQRRNHNGFGAGNFKTLFESIELEQDRRGNL, translated from the exons ATG ACTAGCTACACAGACAAGGGACGGAAACCTGAAGCCGGGAAGTTTCTAGCGTTTGATCACCTTACTTTCTGGGTTTCCAATGCTAAACAA GCAGCCAGTTACTACATAACGCGGTTCGGTTTTCAACCCTTGGCATATCAAGGTCTAGAAACTGGATCCAGAAAAATTGCATCCCATGCTGTTAGAATGAATAAG ATAATCTTTGTATTCCAAGCCCAATATGAGCCAGAGGAATCGGAGTTCGTGAACGAAGTGGCCTACCACGGGGATTTCGTGAAGGACGTCGCCTTCCAAGTGGAGAACTTGGATTATATCCTGGAGTATGCGAGAAAGCAGGGTGCCGTGGTTGTGAGAGACTTATGGGAAGAGAGGGACGAATGTGGTGTTGTTAGGATGGCTACACTGAAAACG TACGGCGACAACACTCACACTCTTGTAGATCGGTCGAAATACAGCGGATCATTTCTACCGGGGTGGCAGATGTTAGATGCTGATCCGATACACAAATTCCT GCCAAAAGTGGAGATCAATTTCATAGACCACGTGGTAGGAAACCAGCCAGATAATGGCATGGAAGCAGCGGCGTCATGGTATGAACGCTGCCTACAATTCCATAG ATTCTGGTCAGTGGACGACAAACAAGTGTGCACGGAGTACTCGGCCCTCCGCTCCATAGTGATGGCGAATTGGGAGGAGACCGTCAAGGTGCCCATCAACGAGCCAGCCGTGGGCAAGAAGAAGAGTCAGATACAGGAGTATGTGGAGTACCATGGCGGAGCGGGGGTTCAGCACATCGCTATCAACACTGAGGACATTATTACTGCT ATTGACAACCTCCGAGCCCGCGGCGTAGAATTCCTTACTATACCGTCAAAATACTACAAGATCATCAGAGAGAAGCTCCAACACAGTAAAGTGCGAGTCGCCGAGAGCATAGACACGCTGGAGCGGCTCAACATCTTGATAGACTATGACGACGATGGATATCTACTGCAGATATTCACTAAGAACACTCAGGATCGACCTACGCTGTTCTTGGAAGTTATTCAGAGAAGAAACCATAAT GGTTTTGGAGCCGGCAACTTCAAGACACTATTCGAGTCCATCGAATTAGAACAAGACAGACGGGGGAACCtttaa
- the Trp1 gene encoding translocation protein SEC62, with protein MADKRKAKKRKEEFGELPESEKPTSEEYAVAKWLKANVPTKKTKFLNHHVEYFTGTKAVDALLTSKWATGKNPIFTTRHEVTDYLHRMLLHKLFHRAKKVPVTEQELKGKSKKKDSDKSGKSGDEKDEGKASACESKDTKDSKDKDKDKDKEKKKRKIRLEMHMEQLFLDSLDAYVWIYDPIPWYYWLCGALVVFGTIGVCMFPLWPATVRKGVYYLSIAAAAFLVLIIALAVLRVVVFCLLWMLTLSRHHLWLLPNLTEDVGFFASFWPLYKYEYRGPGSDSDKASKSKKKRKKDKHSDDEDEKTPLVQAEPEQETSVEANTTEERTTSQEDAKDDTPEQVPSTDKLSESESDNSQRSSTDRDFEIVEPGDVEDPDSKEGSDTKEEPDPKGSSTT; from the exons ATGGCAGACAAAAGGAAGGCTAAAAAACGAAAAGAG GAATTCGGGGAACTCCCCGAGTCAGAGAAGCCGACCAGCGAGGAGTACGCGGTCGCGAAATGGCTGAAGGCCAACGTGCCCACCAAGAAAACCAAGTTCCTTAACCACCATGTAGAGTATTTCAcag GTACAAAAGCAGTGGACGCGCTTCTAACGTCAAAATGGGCGACGGGCAAGAACCCAATATTCACGACGCGACATGAAGTCACGGACTATCTGCATCGAATGCTGCTGCACAAACTATTTCATAGGGCTAAGAAG GTTCCAGTTACTGAGCAAGAGTTaaaaggaaaatcaaagaagaaGGATTCAGATAAATCTGGCAAGAGTGGAGATGAGAAAGACGAAGGCAAGGCAAGTGCTTGTGAAAGCAAG GATACAAAAGATAGCAAAGATAAAGATAAGGACAAagataaagagaaaaagaaacgCAAGATCCGGCTAGAGATGCACATGGAGCAGCTGTTCTTGGACAGTCTGGACGCGTATGTGTGGATATACGACCCCATCCCTTGGTACTATTGGCTGTGTGGCGCATTGGTGGTGTTTGGCACCATTGGCGTATGTATGTTCCCCCTTTGGCCGGCTACTGTAAG aAAAGGGGTATACTACCTGAGTATCGCGGCTGCTGCTTTCTTAGTGCTAATAATAGCGCTGGCCGTGCTGCGAGTGGTGGTGTTCTGTCTGCTGTGGATGCTGACTCTGTCGCGACACCATCTGTGGCTGTTGCCCAACTTGACAGAGGACGTCGGCTTCTTTGCCTCGTTCTGGCCTTTGTATAAG tACGAATACCGCGGTCCGGGCTCCGACAGCGACAAGGCATCAAAAAGCAAGAAAAAACGCAAGAAAGACAAACATTCCGACGACGAGGACGAAAAGACTCCCCTCGTGCAAGCGGAGCCGGAGCAAGAGACTAGCGTAGAGGCGAACACTACGGAAGAACGCACGACATCTCAGGAAGATGCTAA AGATGACACGCCAGAGCAAGTCCCGAGCACGGACAAACTCTCGGAATCAGAGTCAGACAACAGTCAGCGGTCGTCCACAGACCGCGACTTTGAGATTGTGGAGCCAGGAGACGTTGAGGACCCTGACTCCAAAGAAGGATCCGACACCAAGGAGGAGCCGGATCCTAAAGGTAGTAGTACTACTTAG